One window of the Runella slithyformis DSM 19594 genome contains the following:
- a CDS encoding polysaccharide biosynthesis protein has product MIEQLLTKYSNRFVSRHLILAIDITVVIVAFVIACILRVNFEIYKVNWSIYKYYLLGLLINRIFFFLYFRSYTGIVRHTSFEDTSLIFKAITTSSVLTLVFSIALSRSTDNNLFYIPISILIIDYFISLFLMIASRLLVKNIYKTLIINAPGEKVNVLIYGAGELGILIKNTLLRNRHKKYNILGFIDDNPSLSFKTLEGVVVYPEADADIRFIEGSNPEDIEVILAINDIKPYRKNQIIERFLKRDIIVKVAPSIYDRLGNEELKSEEIRNIRIEDLLERDPIQLDNQSISRQLAGRVALVTGAAGSIGSEIIRQLIRFQPQTLILLDQSESGLYDLENELKQQFQHYLGDGTMVIVKVADVTDEVRMRHIFSHWLPHFVFHAAAYKHVPLMEDHPYEAIKVNVFGTKILADLAVEMGVNKFVMISTDKAVNPTNVMGATKRLAELYVQSLNQRFPNDTRFITTRFGNVLGSNGSVVPLFQKQIQAGGPITVTHPDVIRYFMTIPEACQLVLEAGSMGKGGEIFVFDMGEPVKITDLAQKMIKLSGLRLEKDIQIIYTGLRPGEKLYEELLSDKERTVATYHPKIQIAQVYTPPFTEITSSLQDLRKAMREGDKTLMVMNLKTIVPEFVSNNSLYEELGGLEFS; this is encoded by the coding sequence ATGATTGAGCAATTGTTGACTAAATATTCTAACCGTTTTGTATCACGACATTTGATATTAGCCATTGATATAACCGTCGTTATTGTCGCTTTTGTAATTGCCTGTATACTCCGAGTCAATTTTGAAATTTATAAAGTCAATTGGTCGATCTATAAATACTACCTTTTGGGGCTTCTAATCAACCGAATCTTTTTCTTTCTCTATTTTCGGTCGTACACTGGGATTGTTCGCCACACAAGTTTTGAGGATACCTCTCTTATTTTTAAAGCCATCACGACCAGCAGTGTTCTGACACTCGTTTTTTCAATTGCCCTCTCTCGCTCCACCGACAACAACCTCTTCTATATTCCCATCTCCATTCTCATCATTGACTATTTTATATCGCTCTTTTTGATGATCGCCAGCCGATTATTAGTCAAAAATATCTACAAGACCCTAATTATCAATGCCCCGGGAGAGAAGGTAAATGTACTTATTTACGGAGCGGGAGAATTGGGTATTTTAATCAAAAATACCCTGCTTAGAAATCGGCATAAGAAATACAATATTCTGGGGTTCATTGATGATAATCCATCATTGAGTTTTAAAACACTCGAAGGGGTAGTTGTCTACCCGGAAGCAGATGCCGACATTCGTTTTATTGAAGGCAGCAATCCGGAAGACATTGAAGTCATTTTAGCCATTAACGATATCAAGCCTTATCGCAAAAACCAGATCATTGAACGTTTTTTGAAAAGAGATATCATCGTCAAAGTAGCTCCCTCCATCTATGACCGCCTGGGCAATGAAGAATTAAAATCCGAAGAAATACGAAACATTCGCATTGAAGATCTACTGGAGCGTGACCCTATCCAACTAGACAACCAAAGCATCAGCCGTCAGTTGGCCGGAAGAGTAGCGCTGGTGACGGGAGCCGCCGGTTCCATTGGTAGTGAGATCATTCGCCAGTTGATTCGCTTTCAGCCCCAAACGCTGATCCTACTCGACCAGTCGGAATCGGGACTCTATGATTTGGAAAATGAATTGAAGCAACAATTTCAGCACTATTTAGGCGACGGAACGATGGTTATTGTAAAAGTGGCCGATGTCACCGATGAGGTACGAATGAGGCATATTTTCAGCCATTGGCTGCCGCATTTTGTGTTTCATGCGGCGGCGTACAAACACGTACCGCTCATGGAAGACCATCCGTATGAAGCCATTAAGGTCAATGTGTTTGGGACAAAGATTCTGGCCGACCTCGCCGTTGAAATGGGCGTGAATAAATTTGTAATGATTTCGACCGACAAGGCGGTAAACCCTACCAATGTTATGGGAGCGACCAAACGGTTAGCCGAATTATACGTTCAAAGCCTGAATCAACGTTTCCCCAATGATACACGTTTTATTACGACACGATTTGGCAATGTTCTTGGGTCAAACGGCTCGGTGGTGCCGCTCTTTCAAAAACAAATTCAGGCGGGTGGTCCCATCACAGTCACGCATCCCGATGTCATACGGTATTTCATGACAATCCCGGAAGCCTGTCAATTGGTACTTGAAGCGGGTAGCATGGGCAAAGGCGGCGAGATTTTCGTTTTTGACATGGGCGAGCCCGTTAAAATCACCGATCTGGCTCAGAAAATGATCAAACTCTCAGGGCTGCGCCTTGAGAAAGACATTCAAATTATTTACACCGGACTGCGTCCCGGCGAAAAACTTTACGAAGAGCTCCTCAGCGACAAGGAGCGAACCGTGGCAACCTACCACCCAAAAATCCAGATCGCTCAGGTATATACCCCTCCCTTTACCGAAATCACCTCTTCTCTACAGGACCTGCGAAAGGCAATGCGCGAAGGTGACAAAACACTGATGGTCATGAATTTAAAAACGATTGTTCCTGAATTTGTAAGTAACAACTCCCTTTACGAGGAATTGGGCGGCTTGGAATTCAGTTAA
- the uvrB gene encoding excinuclease ABC subunit UvrB: MPFKLTSEYQPTGDQPQAIAQLVEGIREGERAQTLLGVTGSGKTFTVANVVAQLDRPTLVLSHNKTLAAQLYGEFKQFFPENAVEYFISYYDYYQPEAYISTTNTYIEKDMAINQEIDKLRLSTVSSLMSGRRDVLVVASVSCIYGAGNPEEYRKSILRVGVGEIISRNQFLFRLVEILYSRTEAEFARGNFRVKGDTVDIYPSYADFAYRVIFFGDEIEEIQRINPDNGKKISSEKMVAIFPANLFVTGRDVLLNAIQEIQNDLVAQIRYFELEGRHMEAERIRERTEFDMEMMRELGYCSGIENYSRYFDRRKPGDRPFCLIDYFPDDFLLVVDESHVTMPQIRAMWGGDRSRKESLVDFGFRLPSALDNRPLTFQEFEELAGQSVFVSATPADYELRRTDGVVVEQIIRPTGLLDPEIEVRPSINQIDDLLEEIDKRIKRGERVLVTTLTKRMAEELSKYLERVGIKGRYIHSDVKTLDRVEILRDLRLGAFDVLVGVNLLREGLDLPEVSLVAIMDADKEGFLRDIRSLIQTIGRAARNENGKVLMYADRMTGSMQKAIDETNRRRAIQMAYNEEHGITPKTIFKSREAIMEQTSVADSKGGNKRYYVEPEDIRIAADPVIQYLGKPEIEKLIAETQRKMEIAAKELNFLEAARYRDEMLQLREKLKS; this comes from the coding sequence ATGCCATTCAAACTCACTTCAGAATACCAACCGACGGGAGATCAACCCCAGGCTATTGCGCAATTAGTAGAAGGAATACGAGAAGGAGAACGTGCTCAGACACTTTTGGGGGTGACAGGCTCCGGAAAAACATTCACAGTGGCCAATGTAGTGGCCCAATTGGACCGGCCTACGTTAGTGTTGAGCCATAACAAAACCCTCGCGGCTCAGTTGTACGGAGAGTTTAAACAGTTTTTTCCCGAAAATGCCGTTGAGTATTTCATCAGTTATTACGATTACTACCAACCCGAAGCCTACATCTCTACGACCAATACGTACATTGAGAAAGACATGGCGATCAATCAGGAGATCGACAAATTACGGCTTTCGACGGTTTCGTCGCTGATGTCTGGGCGGCGGGATGTGCTGGTAGTAGCCTCTGTGTCATGTATCTATGGAGCTGGAAACCCCGAGGAATACCGCAAAAGTATCCTGCGTGTAGGCGTGGGAGAGATCATCAGTCGCAATCAGTTTTTGTTTCGATTGGTGGAAATTCTGTACAGTCGTACCGAAGCGGAATTTGCAAGGGGAAATTTTCGGGTCAAAGGCGATACGGTCGATATTTATCCGAGTTACGCTGATTTTGCCTATCGGGTTATCTTCTTTGGGGATGAGATCGAAGAAATACAACGCATCAACCCCGACAACGGGAAGAAGATTTCTTCTGAAAAAATGGTGGCGATTTTCCCCGCGAATCTGTTCGTGACGGGCCGTGATGTGTTGCTGAATGCGATTCAGGAAATTCAAAACGATTTGGTGGCGCAGATCCGCTACTTTGAGTTGGAAGGACGCCATATGGAAGCCGAGCGAATTCGCGAGCGCACCGAGTTTGATATGGAGATGATGCGTGAATTGGGTTATTGTTCGGGAATTGAAAACTACTCACGGTATTTTGATCGTCGTAAGCCCGGTGATCGGCCCTTTTGTTTGATCGATTATTTCCCGGATGATTTCCTGCTCGTAGTCGACGAAAGTCACGTGACCATGCCTCAGATTCGAGCCATGTGGGGTGGTGACCGTTCCCGCAAAGAATCCTTGGTCGATTTCGGTTTTCGATTGCCGAGTGCCTTGGACAATCGTCCGCTTACGTTTCAGGAATTTGAAGAATTGGCCGGGCAATCCGTATTTGTGAGTGCCACCCCCGCCGATTATGAATTGCGTCGAACAGACGGGGTAGTGGTCGAACAGATCATTCGTCCGACGGGCCTGCTGGATCCGGAAATTGAAGTACGACCCAGTATCAATCAAATTGACGATTTGTTGGAAGAAATAGACAAACGTATCAAGCGAGGAGAACGCGTGTTGGTGACGACGCTCACCAAGCGGATGGCTGAGGAGTTGAGCAAATATTTAGAAAGGGTCGGTATCAAAGGACGCTACATTCACTCCGATGTCAAGACGCTTGACCGGGTCGAGATTCTGCGGGATCTGCGTTTGGGGGCGTTTGATGTACTGGTAGGTGTAAATCTGCTGCGAGAAGGATTGGATTTACCGGAAGTATCGTTGGTAGCCATCATGGATGCAGACAAAGAAGGGTTTCTGCGGGATATACGCTCGTTGATCCAAACCATTGGTCGCGCCGCGCGGAATGAAAACGGCAAGGTACTGATGTATGCCGACCGCATGACGGGATCAATGCAAAAGGCCATTGACGAAACCAACCGTCGCCGCGCCATTCAGATGGCCTATAATGAAGAGCACGGCATCACGCCGAAAACCATTTTCAAGAGCCGAGAGGCCATTATGGAGCAAACCTCCGTGGCGGATTCCAAAGGCGGTAATAAGCGCTACTATGTAGAGCCCGAAGATATTCGCATTGCGGCCGATCCGGTCATTCAGTATTTGGGTAAACCTGAAATTGAGAAACTGATTGCCGAAACCCAGCGCAAAATGGAGATCGCGGCCAAAGAACTCAACTTTCTGGAAGCCGCCCGCTACCGCGATGAGATGTTGCAGTTGAGGGAAAAATTGAAAAGCTAG
- a CDS encoding DsbA family oxidoreductase gives MKPHLKIDIVSDVVCPWCYIGKRRLEKAVEQLKDDYTFELRYLPFQLSPDTPAEGENTKERLVAKFGSQERYDQILRQVTDVAAGEGLQFKLENQTVSPNTRGLHRLIGFALQQGKQLEMVETLFKAYFEDAVDLTQTETVVQLAEGIGLDAGNVRQILTTDAGAEQLDTQLYQNRLMGVSGVPYYIINDKYAVSGAQPTELFLEALPEIALKAPVQAPAASGEVCDIETGVC, from the coding sequence ATGAAACCGCATCTTAAAATAGACATTGTATCAGATGTAGTATGTCCCTGGTGCTATATCGGAAAGCGTCGGCTCGAAAAAGCCGTTGAGCAGCTCAAAGACGATTATACGTTTGAGCTTCGCTATTTACCCTTTCAACTTTCGCCGGATACCCCCGCTGAAGGTGAAAATACCAAAGAGCGCCTGGTGGCGAAATTCGGCAGTCAGGAACGCTATGACCAAATCCTCCGTCAGGTAACGGACGTAGCGGCGGGAGAGGGCCTGCAATTCAAGTTGGAAAATCAAACCGTGTCTCCCAACACGCGCGGGTTGCATCGTCTGATCGGTTTTGCACTACAGCAGGGAAAACAGTTGGAAATGGTCGAAACGTTATTCAAAGCCTATTTTGAAGACGCCGTTGATCTTACCCAAACAGAAACGGTGGTACAGCTTGCGGAAGGTATCGGGCTGGACGCCGGAAACGTCCGTCAAATACTGACAACGGATGCAGGCGCAGAGCAGCTGGATACGCAATTGTATCAAAATCGTTTGATGGGCGTGAGCGGGGTTCCGTACTACATCATCAACGACAAATATGCCGTTTCGGGTGCGCAACCTACAGAACTGTTTTTGGAAGCCTTGCCCGAAATTGCCCTGAAAGCGCCCGTGCAGGCACCTGCCGCTTCCGGCGAAGTCTGTGATATTGAGACGGGTGTATGTTGA
- the trmD gene encoding tRNA (guanosine(37)-N1)-methyltransferase TrmD has product MRIDIITCLPRLLDSFFAHSILKRAQDAGHVEVQVHDLRDYSSNKQRQVDDYAFGGGAGMVLMIEPIAKCIRKLQAERTYDEVIYMTPDGQRFEQKTANRLSMTENLIILCGHYKGVDERLREHFITKEISIGDYVLSGGELAACVIADSIIRLIPGVLNDETSALTDSFQDNLLAPPVYTRPADFEGWKVPDILLSGHDAKISDWRFQQSLERTRTRRPDLLD; this is encoded by the coding sequence ATGCGCATTGATATCATTACCTGTCTGCCACGTTTGCTGGACAGTTTTTTTGCCCATTCAATTTTGAAACGTGCCCAAGATGCCGGGCATGTTGAAGTACAGGTCCACGACCTGCGTGATTATTCTTCCAATAAGCAGCGGCAGGTAGATGATTATGCCTTTGGCGGCGGAGCCGGCATGGTGTTAATGATTGAGCCTATTGCCAAATGTATCCGAAAACTACAGGCAGAACGAACGTACGATGAGGTTATCTACATGACTCCCGACGGGCAACGCTTTGAACAGAAAACGGCCAATCGATTGTCAATGACCGAAAATCTCATCATCTTGTGCGGGCATTATAAAGGCGTGGATGAACGCCTCCGCGAACATTTTATTACCAAAGAGATTAGCATTGGCGATTATGTATTGTCGGGGGGGGAACTGGCCGCCTGCGTCATTGCCGATTCCATTATTCGTCTCATTCCCGGTGTTTTGAACGATGAGACCTCTGCCTTAACCGATTCTTTTCAGGATAACCTGCTGGCTCCGCCTGTCTATACCCGCCCTGCTGATTTTGAGGGTTGGAAAGTTCCGGATATTCTCCTCTCCGGCCATGATGCCAAAATCTCGGATTGGCGTTTTCAACAATCCCTAGAGCGTACCCGTACCCGCCGCCCTGATCTCCTGGATTAG
- a CDS encoding TIGR01777 family oxidoreductase produces the protein MSKTVLITGGTGMIGRHLTTLLLKKGYQVSYLSRKKETIPHVQVYRWDIAKGFIEEEALAKADYLIHLAGAGIADQRWTPERKQEIIASRTQSIELIARHLQGRPYKLKSFVSSSATGFYGANTGDVHLTEETRSGTDFLAHVTRSWENASELISNVGIRTVKLRVGVVLSMDGGALPKIILPIRWGIGSPLGNGKQWISWIHIEDLCNMYIEALENEQWKGIYNAVAPAPVTNEEFTRQIAKALKRQLWAPNVPSFALKLLFGQMADVVLGSNFVINQKISQATNFQYTFKSVEEAFKDLL, from the coding sequence ATGTCAAAAACAGTTTTAATTACGGGAGGCACGGGGATGATAGGACGACACCTTACCACACTATTATTGAAGAAGGGATATCAGGTGTCTTATCTCAGTCGAAAAAAAGAAACCATCCCACATGTTCAGGTGTATCGATGGGACATTGCAAAAGGATTTATTGAAGAAGAAGCTTTGGCAAAAGCGGATTACCTGATTCATCTTGCGGGAGCAGGTATTGCGGATCAACGCTGGACACCCGAACGAAAGCAGGAGATCATTGCGAGCCGCACCCAAAGTATCGAACTTATTGCGCGCCATTTACAGGGGCGGCCTTACAAACTAAAGTCCTTTGTATCATCTTCAGCAACAGGCTTTTATGGTGCTAATACGGGAGATGTGCATTTGACCGAAGAAACACGTTCAGGTACAGATTTTTTAGCCCATGTGACACGTTCTTGGGAAAATGCCTCCGAACTTATTTCCAATGTAGGCATTAGAACCGTGAAGCTGCGTGTAGGGGTTGTGTTAAGTATGGATGGAGGCGCTCTTCCTAAAATTATCCTGCCCATCCGATGGGGCATAGGATCGCCCCTTGGCAACGGGAAACAATGGATTTCGTGGATACACATTGAGGATCTTTGCAATATGTACATTGAAGCGCTGGAAAATGAGCAATGGAAAGGAATTTATAATGCCGTAGCTCCTGCGCCTGTGACAAATGAGGAATTTACGCGTCAAATAGCAAAAGCATTAAAACGTCAGTTATGGGCTCCCAATGTTCCTTCTTTTGCGTTAAAGCTCCTATTTGGGCAAATGGCCGATGTTGTATTGGGAAGTAATTTCGTAATTAATCAAAAAATTTCGCAGGCAACCAACTTCCAATATACCTTCAAATCTGTGGAAGAGGCATTTAAGGATTTACTTTAA
- a CDS encoding S8 family serine peptidase, producing MNVSLKQPASDRGNVGSKKPSGFGIVMVFWLLASTVQAQQAKYLVLLKDKTGTAYTVDKPEAFLTQRSIERRQRQNIPVKPRDLPVTPAYVAQIRQTGAKVWYTSRWLNAVLVEATAAQLTAIRALSFVRGIEFDRPLANARVSAENKSEAAARKLGQESLDYGSSQNQIEMLGANVMHDRGFSGVGKLVAILDGGFQKSNTNPALKTIFDEKRVVATFDFVKKETSVYEDDSHGNNVFSIMAGYLPGSLIGPAFGASYVLLRSEDAGSETRLEEANWLLAAEYADSLGVDVINTSLGYTEFDNPADNYTYADMNGRTALVTRAADWAVGVGMIVVASAGNEGNSPWRYIGAPADGDSVLAVGAVNSLRNLASFSSLGPSADGRIKPDVSARGQATTLSNQNGTVTTGNGTSYSAPLIAGLVAAFWQSQPHLTAMQVVDCIRRAGDRFAAPTPQYGYGIPTFENAVKVANERYPVTGVADWTQPAEVFLYPNPMGATSEVNIHWGTVFAGKNVYIQLVDTAGRILYQQQVMANESISKVTLPPLTAGGYFLKVNDNQRERVLKVLKQ from the coding sequence ATGAATGTAAGTCTAAAACAGCCTGCATCAGATAGGGGTAATGTGGGATCGAAAAAGCCTTCTGGGTTTGGAATAGTGATGGTTTTTTGGCTGTTGGCCTCGACCGTACAGGCGCAGCAGGCCAAATACCTCGTGCTGCTGAAAGATAAAACAGGAACGGCATATACGGTCGATAAACCCGAAGCCTTTTTGACTCAGCGCTCCATAGAGCGGCGACAACGTCAAAATATTCCCGTTAAACCCCGCGATCTGCCCGTAACGCCTGCGTATGTAGCCCAAATTCGTCAAACGGGTGCCAAAGTTTGGTATACCTCACGGTGGCTCAATGCCGTGTTGGTAGAGGCTACAGCGGCCCAACTGACGGCTATTCGGGCGCTGTCGTTTGTGAGGGGCATCGAATTTGATCGTCCCTTGGCCAATGCCCGTGTATCGGCAGAAAATAAGTCGGAGGCGGCGGCCCGTAAATTGGGGCAGGAAAGTTTGGATTATGGCTCGTCGCAAAATCAGATCGAAATGTTAGGGGCTAATGTTATGCATGACCGAGGCTTCAGCGGTGTAGGAAAATTAGTGGCCATACTTGACGGTGGATTTCAAAAATCAAATACCAATCCGGCCCTGAAAACGATCTTTGATGAGAAACGCGTCGTGGCGACCTTTGATTTTGTAAAAAAGGAAACGAGTGTATACGAGGACGATTCTCACGGCAACAATGTATTCAGCATCATGGCCGGTTATTTGCCCGGTTCGCTGATCGGTCCTGCTTTCGGCGCATCGTACGTACTGCTGCGCTCGGAAGATGCCGGCAGCGAAACGCGCCTGGAAGAAGCCAATTGGCTCCTTGCGGCCGAATACGCCGACAGCCTGGGCGTGGATGTCATCAATACGTCATTGGGGTATACAGAATTTGATAATCCGGCCGATAATTATACGTATGCCGATATGAACGGTCGTACGGCGCTCGTAACCCGGGCAGCCGACTGGGCCGTTGGTGTGGGAATGATAGTGGTGGCTTCGGCCGGTAATGAAGGTAATTCTCCGTGGCGGTACATCGGTGCCCCTGCCGACGGTGATTCGGTGCTGGCCGTAGGGGCGGTGAATAGTCTGAGGAATTTGGCGTCATTCAGTTCGTTAGGGCCCTCTGCCGATGGGCGAATTAAACCCGATGTCAGTGCTCGCGGCCAGGCAACCACCCTTTCTAACCAAAATGGTACTGTCACTACCGGTAACGGTACCTCATATTCGGCACCGCTGATTGCGGGATTGGTGGCTGCCTTCTGGCAATCCCAACCGCACCTCACCGCCATGCAGGTAGTGGACTGCATTCGTCGGGCGGGAGATCGTTTTGCCGCCCCCACCCCCCAATACGGTTACGGGATCCCTACATTTGAAAATGCCGTTAAAGTGGCCAATGAGCGCTATCCGGTCACAGGAGTGGCGGATTGGACGCAGCCGGCAGAGGTATTTTTATACCCCAATCCAATGGGAGCTACCTCAGAAGTGAACATTCATTGGGGGACGGTATTTGCGGGCAAAAATGTGTATATTCAATTGGTGGACACGGCAGGACGTATCCTGTACCAACAACAGGTTATGGCTAATGAGTCCATTTCCAAAGTTACACTGCCTCCCTTAACGGCCGGCGGGTATTTTTTAAAAGTGAACGATAATCAGCGTGAACGGGTTTTGAAAGTACTGAAACAGTAA
- a CDS encoding 30S ribosomal protein S16, with translation MVRIRLARRGRKKAAMYDIVVADAKAPRDGRFIEKLGTYNPTSNPTKIVLNVDKAVKWLLNGAQPTDTTRSILSHEGVLMRKHLQVGVIKGAITQEVADERFEAWKQEKLGRVETKKGGLDKKQADAKLAQLEAERKVNEARAAAIAKKYVVEEAPAAEPAAEEAAAPAEEAAE, from the coding sequence ATGGTAAGAATTCGTTTAGCGCGTCGTGGACGCAAAAAAGCGGCTATGTATGATATCGTTGTAGCCGATGCTAAAGCACCACGTGATGGTCGCTTTATAGAGAAATTGGGTACATACAACCCGACCTCCAATCCAACTAAGATTGTTTTGAACGTGGACAAAGCAGTAAAATGGCTCCTCAACGGTGCTCAGCCTACTGATACGACCCGTTCTATTCTGAGCCACGAAGGTGTATTGATGCGTAAACACTTACAGGTAGGTGTGATCAAAGGTGCCATTACCCAGGAAGTAGCTGACGAACGTTTCGAAGCTTGGAAACAGGAGAAGCTTGGAAGAGTTGAAACCAAAAAAGGTGGTTTGGACAAAAAACAGGCAGATGCTAAATTGGCACAATTGGAAGCCGAACGTAAAGTAAATGAGGCTCGCGCTGCTGCTATTGCTAAAAAATACGTAGTGGAAGAAGCTCCTGCCGCAGAACCCGCCGCTGAAGAAGCTGCTGCCCCTGCCGAAGAAGCTGCTGAATAA
- a CDS encoding bifunctional ADP-dependent NAD(P)H-hydrate dehydratase/NAD(P)H-hydrate epimerase — protein sequence MNVFSVSQIRDWDAFTIAHEPIHSIDLMERASSAFVRWFCARFDDRCPVIVFCGMGNNGGDGLAISRMLLQKCYNVRTCVVKHSPKGSADFSRNLERLESLTAIEWIETAADIPTLLSPPIVIDALLGSGLSRPAEGLMAEVIQRINDAQTPVISVDIAAGLFADMPNAPSDSIIKPTHTVAFQCPKLAFFQPQCAEFVGEWDIVSIGLSEKYELQTPTSYFYTDAAIIEPFTKARKKYSHKGSFGHALLIGGSYGKIGSIVLSAKACLRSGAGLLTVQAPQCGYDIIQTSIPEAMVLPDWHWRINTAVPNIEPYSAIGIGPGMGQDPQTLLMLRELLTLLTSPIVLDADALNLLSKHPDMLTILPKNSILTPHPKELQRLLGQSWKDDYEKLTLLRDFSQKYQLIVCLKGAHTAVALPDGSIHFNSTGNPGMATGGSGDVLTGIITGLLAQGMHPTDAAVFGVFQHGKAGDRAAQKCTQPALIASDIINEMRW from the coding sequence ATGAATGTTTTTTCCGTATCCCAAATACGTGATTGGGACGCTTTTACCATTGCACACGAACCCATACATTCCATTGACCTGATGGAACGGGCTTCTTCCGCTTTTGTCCGATGGTTTTGTGCCCGTTTTGACGACCGTTGTCCGGTCATTGTCTTTTGTGGTATGGGCAACAACGGAGGAGATGGGTTAGCCATCTCGCGAATGTTACTCCAAAAATGCTACAACGTTCGTACCTGCGTAGTGAAACACAGCCCAAAGGGCTCGGCCGATTTTAGCCGTAATCTGGAACGGCTGGAGTCACTCACTGCTATTGAGTGGATTGAAACAGCTGCTGATATTCCAACACTTCTTTCTCCTCCCATTGTCATTGACGCCTTACTGGGCTCCGGCCTTTCCCGACCGGCCGAAGGGCTTATGGCAGAGGTCATCCAACGCATAAATGATGCCCAAACACCCGTCATATCGGTAGATATTGCCGCAGGACTCTTTGCTGACATGCCCAACGCTCCTTCCGACAGTATTATCAAACCCACCCATACGGTCGCGTTTCAATGCCCAAAATTAGCTTTTTTTCAACCCCAATGTGCCGAGTTTGTCGGCGAATGGGACATTGTTTCGATCGGGCTTTCAGAAAAATACGAATTACAAACCCCTACCTCCTATTTTTATACCGATGCTGCGATCATTGAGCCGTTTACCAAAGCACGAAAGAAATACTCCCACAAAGGTTCTTTCGGTCATGCCCTATTGATTGGGGGCAGTTACGGAAAAATCGGGTCGATCGTACTGTCGGCAAAGGCCTGTCTGCGTTCGGGGGCCGGGTTATTGACGGTACAGGCCCCGCAATGCGGATATGATATCATTCAAACGAGTATTCCGGAAGCGATGGTACTGCCTGATTGGCATTGGAGAATCAATACCGCTGTGCCCAATATTGAACCCTACTCAGCGATAGGAATCGGACCCGGAATGGGACAGGACCCACAAACACTTTTGATGCTTCGGGAATTGCTCACACTCCTCACCTCTCCCATTGTGTTGGATGCCGACGCGCTTAATCTGCTGAGCAAACATCCTGATATGTTAACAATCCTGCCGAAAAACTCTATTTTAACGCCGCACCCCAAGGAACTTCAGCGATTATTAGGACAATCTTGGAAGGATGATTATGAAAAACTAACGCTGCTTCGAGACTTTTCCCAAAAATACCAACTCATCGTATGTTTAAAGGGAGCACACACGGCCGTTGCATTGCCGGACGGCAGTATTCATTTTAATTCGACAGGAAATCCCGGAATGGCTACGGGAGGTAGCGGAGATGTGTTAACAGGAATCATAACGGGGTTGTTAGCCCAAGGGATGCACCCCACCGATGCGGCCGTCTTCGGGGTATTTCAGCATGGAAAGGCAGGGGACCGCGCTGCGCAAAAATGCACTCAGCCTGCCCTCATAGCTTCGGATATTATTAATGAAATGAGATGGTAA
- the rimM gene encoding ribosome maturation factor RimM (Essential for efficient processing of 16S rRNA), which yields MQYNDCFQLGHITRTHGTKGEVVIFLDVDFPEDYDELDSVFVEIKGQLVPYFIKNINVQKGSKAIVKFEDINSIEAAVPLLNCALFLPEETLDELDGSQFYYHEIIGFKVMDEKLGELGIVTTVYTMSTQDLIAMEYRGSEVLIPVNDAIVPNIDRALKILHVSLPEGLLDVYTDETSTPEDGQEDDLD from the coding sequence ATGCAGTATAACGATTGTTTTCAATTAGGACATATTACCCGCACCCACGGAACAAAAGGGGAGGTTGTCATTTTTCTGGATGTTGATTTTCCGGAAGATTATGATGAACTGGACTCTGTATTTGTGGAGATCAAGGGACAGTTGGTGCCTTATTTTATCAAAAATATCAACGTTCAGAAAGGCAGTAAGGCGATCGTAAAGTTTGAAGATATCAACTCCATAGAAGCGGCTGTTCCATTGCTTAACTGCGCGCTTTTTTTGCCGGAAGAAACCCTGGATGAGTTGGATGGAAGTCAGTTTTACTACCATGAGATCATCGGTTTTAAGGTAATGGATGAAAAATTGGGCGAACTCGGCATCGTGACAACGGTATATACCATGTCGACGCAGGATTTGATTGCCATGGAATATAGAGGGAGCGAAGTGTTGATCCCCGTTAATGACGCCATTGTACCCAACATCGATCGTGCACTGAAAATTCTGCACGTGTCGTTGCCTGAGGGATTGCTGGACGTGTATACGGATGAAACCTCAACGCCCGAAGACGGGCAGGAAGATGACTTAGATTAA